A genome region from Tolypothrix sp. PCC 7712 includes the following:
- a CDS encoding diguanylate cyclase domain-containing protein — MESIDTSCKAGIIQDNKKPKKNYKSDKLSDNYFKFIDYFPDLIIITTRSQGYCVEINQSFLNVTGYSRENVIGYPITVLDMGFTTATYSKIQKKLTNQQTIENWEIEFCLKNGEKRIGLLSVKLLEWQGKTYLLNIIRDITERKALEENLRRIAMHDPLTGLPNRAYFMQQLDYAIACQQHYDNYFYSILFLDLDEFKAINDNFGHDTGDKFLIEISKKLKAKLRWGDFIARLGGDEFVILLEDIKDFRDAARIANQVITSLKQPVLVNGHYLSCSVSIGISTISKNDKLPEELLRKADAAMYQAKAFGKNRYHIS; from the coding sequence ATGGAATCTATTGATACTAGTTGTAAAGCTGGTATAATTCAAGATAATAAAAAGCCTAAAAAAAATTATAAGTCTGACAAATTATCAGATAATTATTTTAAATTTATCGATTACTTTCCTGATTTAATAATCATCACTACACGCAGTCAAGGTTATTGTGTAGAGATTAATCAGTCATTTCTCAATGTCACAGGCTACAGTCGCGAGAATGTGATTGGCTACCCGATTACAGTCTTAGATATGGGATTTACTACAGCAACATACTCAAAAATTCAAAAAAAGCTCACAAATCAACAAACCATTGAGAATTGGGAAATTGAATTCTGTCTCAAAAATGGTGAAAAACGTATAGGCTTATTATCGGTAAAACTTTTAGAATGGCAAGGAAAAACTTATTTACTAAATATTATTCGTGATATCACAGAGCGGAAAGCGCTGGAAGAAAATTTACGCCGAATTGCGATGCACGATCCGCTAACAGGATTACCCAATCGCGCTTACTTTATGCAGCAATTAGACTATGCGATCGCCTGTCAGCAACATTATGATAACTATTTTTATTCGATATTATTTTTAGACTTAGATGAATTTAAAGCAATTAATGATAACTTTGGTCATGATACCGGAGATAAATTCTTAATTGAAATTAGCAAAAAGCTCAAAGCTAAACTGCGATGGGGAGATTTTATCGCCCGTCTGGGTGGAGATGAATTTGTAATTTTGTTGGAAGATATCAAAGATTTTCGTGATGCAGCTCGGATAGCTAATCAAGTAATTACATCCCTAAAACAACCTGTTTTAGTCAACGGTCATTACCTCTCTTGCTCCGTTAGCATTGGCATATCAACAATCTCAAAAAACGATAAATTACCTGAAGAATTACTACGCAAGGCAGATGCGGCAATGTATCAGGCAAAAGCCTTTGGGAAGAATCGTTATCATATTAGTTAA
- a CDS encoding Nif3-like dinuclear metal center hexameric protein yields the protein MRIADLITWFEEWANPAWCESWDNCGWQVEPGILQEPARVLVCLTPTLAVMQEAIATNANLIFAHHPLIFSPPKSFRIGEAIADMVRLAFLHNIGIYSAHTNFDQVQDGTADVLAQILELQDSTPVVPTQNGLGYGRVGNLQPVVTLEKLLTVIHHQLAPKSLIVSPTADLHQEISRVAVLGGSGASYISAVVKTHAQAYLTSDCKFHQFQESRDRGLILIDAGHYATERPACDRLTQKLRSLNLDWVELSQQDEDFREFFPE from the coding sequence ATGAGAATTGCTGACTTAATTACTTGGTTTGAAGAATGGGCAAATCCGGCTTGGTGTGAAAGTTGGGATAATTGTGGTTGGCAGGTTGAACCTGGAATTTTACAAGAACCTGCTAGGGTTTTGGTATGTTTAACGCCAACTTTGGCGGTGATGCAAGAAGCGATCGCCACTAATGCTAATCTGATTTTTGCCCATCATCCCCTAATTTTTAGCCCGCCTAAGTCTTTTCGTATTGGAGAAGCGATCGCGGATATGGTGCGATTAGCTTTTCTACATAATATTGGCATTTACAGCGCCCATACGAATTTTGATCAAGTACAAGATGGGACTGCTGATGTTTTGGCTCAAATTCTCGAACTCCAAGATTCAACCCCTGTAGTACCTACGCAAAATGGTTTAGGGTACGGTCGGGTGGGAAATCTTCAGCCTGTCGTGACCTTAGAAAAATTACTGACGGTAATCCACCACCAACTTGCTCCCAAAAGCTTGATTGTTTCCCCAACTGCTGATTTACACCAAGAAATTTCCCGTGTGGCTGTTCTGGGTGGTTCGGGTGCTAGCTATATTTCGGCTGTGGTGAAAACTCATGCCCAAGCTTATCTCACTTCCGATTGTAAATTTCATCAATTTCAAGAAAGTCGCGATCGCGGCCTCATTTTAATTGATGCGGGACATTACGCGACTGAACGCCCAGCTTGCGATCGCTTGACCCAGAAATTACGGTCTTTGAATCTCGATTGGGTAGAGTTAAGCCAACAAGATGAGGATTTCCGCGAATTTTTCCCTGAATAA
- a CDS encoding DUF6679 family protein, with the protein MLHRKIYQLCCDGREVCVFLRDQQRWIERARIIDIEGDLVTLRYETDEEDEVCSWEEMVRLESIGAVTQKLASVPRGNVEPLLTEDCPEAERIRNHYPDSNAE; encoded by the coding sequence ATGCTACACCGCAAGATTTATCAGTTGTGTTGCGATGGGCGGGAGGTATGTGTATTCTTGCGGGATCAGCAACGCTGGATCGAGCGTGCCCGCATCATTGATATAGAGGGTGATTTAGTGACCCTACGCTATGAAACAGATGAAGAGGATGAAGTTTGTTCTTGGGAAGAGATGGTTCGACTCGAAAGTATTGGTGCTGTCACCCAAAAGTTAGCCTCAGTACCACGCGGCAATGTAGAACCTTTGCTAACCGAAGACTGTCCTGAAGCTGAACGTATTCGTAACCACTACCCAGATTCAAATGCTGAATAA